A segment of the Oncorhynchus nerka isolate Pitt River unplaced genomic scaffold, Oner_Uvic_2.0 unplaced_scaffold_13___fragment_8___debris, whole genome shotgun sequence genome:
gttccaaatgtccaaactgaatttggtaaaagggcttttatgtactctgcgccatcgtcttggaacgccttacaaaatacttttaaactggaagaacttgtcccgattggtatttttaaatcactgatgaatgatcttgagacttattccctgacctgtcaatgtttttaattggctgtttttgattttgttatactcttgtgaattctatggtttttactagattacttgtagtttttcatgttgtttgtctgtaatttttgtaatgacttggtgccaggacgctcttgaaaaagagatttaaaatctcaatgagcccttcctggttaaataaaataaatactgcACAGACACACTAAAGCTGTACAGTGTAGTTTGATAAGTCAGTTTCAATTATTTGCAGATGTTTTCCCTATTATTTACAAATTGAAAGATGTAACATTTGAAATTAATGTAGCAGAACAGTTTAGCATAGAGTTCCTGTGGGTGTCTTCTCCTTCAGTGTTTTTGCCTCCTAGACCTCGTTTCTCGTTACATGGAATTTCCCCAGTGCCAACTTCACATGAGATGGCCGATGTCTACTGTCATGTGGTTCTGAAAGACAGATATCGCTATGCCGATATCGCtgctgtccatggtcctgaaatATACAATCTCGGCTATTTGCATATGTACAACCGTCCAAACTTGACCCCACACACATTGATGCTTATCTCTCACACTTTTGAACATTGCACAACCTGCAACAAGACACTGAAAGAACATTTTATTccaagtgtgtttgtgtttgaataAAGACCCGAAGAATTAAATCAATGTGTGGATGTTGATTGGACAATGTATATGTGCTTTGAAGAAGCAATTTTTGTTGTATTCCTTGAAGCCTGTATTTTACTGGAGTATGATCAGATTGCTTTGTTTAAACCAGAATAAAGATTTGGTCTGAGAAACTATGCCGATTATAGCATGAtagcaattttttttaaattttaaacaAGGCAATGTATAAATGACCCCCTTTTAAAGAGTCGCTCATTTATCACTTTCTtgcagatatacagtgccttcagaaagtgttcataccccttAATTTATTCCTAATTTTGTTATCTTACAACCTGAATTCCAAATGGATTAAATTATAGTTTTTTTATCATCTCACCCagctacagacaataccccataatgacaaagtcaaaATATGTTTACATTTTTTCTCAAATGTATTGGAAATGAAATAcagtatctaatttacataagtattcacaatacatgttagaatcacctttggcagagattaaagctgtgagtctttctgggtaagtctccaagATCTTTGCACCCCTGGATTGTACCATATTTGCAATAccacaatatatacagtacctgtcaaaagtctggacacacctactcatttaagtttaattttgtatttttttacaatttttgaattttagaataatagtgaaaacatgaactatgaaatagcacaatTGTAATCATGTAAGCAaaaaagtagccatccttttccTTGaccactttgcacactcttggcattctctcaaaccttttcatgaggtagtcacctggaatacctGGAAACAACCAATAggttgttttgtgacaaggtagggatggtttacagaagatagccctatttggtaaaagaccaagtccatattatgccaagaacagctcaaataagcaaagagaaacaagtCCATCGTTacttaagacatgaatgtcagtcaaaaGGGAAatattcaagaactttgaaagtttcttctagTGAAGTCTCAAAAACCatgaagcgctatgatgaaactgcctctcatgaggaagacccaaagttacctttgctgcagaggataagttcagtagagttaactgcacctcagattggagcccaaataaatgcttcacagagttcaagaaacacacacatctcaacatgcactgttcataggagactgtgtgaatcagcccttcatggtcaaattgttccattgaaaccactactaaaggacggacaccaataataagaagagacttgcttgggccaagaaacacgagcaatggaccttagacttgtggaaatctgtcctttggtctgatgagtccaaatttgagatttttgcccttcaatgtgtgtgtgtaaagaatCCAGGGTGTTTAGTTGGGTCTACTCTTCATTATAAAACTATTTTTTGAATGGTTTAAAATCCATCAGAAGCTGAATAAGTCTTGACGGGGACAGAGCTTGTTTTGCCAAGGAAAGTGAAAAGGACTGAGGGAAAGTAGAATGGAAAGGACCATGGAAGAACCTCAAAGGACATTGCATTTTCAAGATAATGTAACATCAAACATAACATCAAAATGCATCTTATATTCCTGCCCTTACAGAAAAACCATATGATTCCAACTTACATTTTATGTGAGCACAAATTTCATTTTGGAACACAACGTAATCAGATTTTCACATGTGAAGTTTAATGTAATCACATGTTGCTTTTACATGTTATCACATTATTCACACATAAGATtacatgaaaacatgtttttgtaaCTCTTCCCGTGTTCACATGTGAAATTCATGTGTTTTTTGCATCAAAGCCCTGCAGTTCCACACTCAAGGTTCTTAGTAAAGGTTTTAAAAAGCACATGTACGATTGTGCATGTGTGATGGGTTGAAAACAAAGtcactaaaaacagacacatttatTATTTATTCCCCCCCAAATTGTTTATGTATTTGTCTTAATGAATCTAAATGGTATTTTCTACATACTTTAGCGTCAGCAAAAGATGGCGTTGTTGCACTGTTGTAGCAGGAGAAACATCAAGTTCAGGCCAAGCGCTCACCATTCTGCAGAATAAGGACCAGAACTTTACTGAGGTAAACTGTGTCTGTTCTTTTACTATTACAGGTACGTAACAGCACTTCAAAACGTTCAAATATATACACAATATGTAATAACATGCTATTTAACAAATTTGTCAAGATATTATCACGTTAGGAAAGGTTTTGTTTTGGCTTTGTGTCGAACTGAGTGAGAGAAGGTGATTTACATTGAGTGAGAGTATATGTTAGCTTGATGCTAGCTGAGGTTTTAAAAAAAAACGATTTACGAGGCACAGAGACTATGTTTACTGAGTAGCTGACTTGTACTGGATTTTGTCTAGGATATTTTTTTATCAAGAATCCATTTGTTAGGGATTTCTGAGTTGGTTTTAGATGTTATTGGTTGTTTTGTGTAAAATTGTGCTCACTAGCTGGTAAACTGGCCCGAGCACGCTCAGTCTGGTGGACTTTTAGTGCATACAGTGAGAGAGATGATTTTCTGGAGGTGCCACTATCTTAAAGCTGAATGTATTGTTGTCACTTTTCTATAGAGGTAGCGGTATATAGAGAAACATTCAGTTATTTATGGTTTCATATATAGGTGTTTCTATTGTATGAATGTGAAATACATTGTGGTTTTCATGTGAAACTACACTAAGACAGGGTTATTTGTGGAACATTTTTGAATTCTGCTTTAGGTAAAGTGCATTTATGTTGTGTAATTTAAAGTGTGCACTTGTTTGATGTAAATATTGCCAAAGTACTAACAAGAAAATAGACAATTGAACAAGAGAAAAAAAATTCTTCAAAATAAAGAAAGCGGCAGAACTTTGCAGACGTAAACTTGTGTCCGTTCTTTTTACTATTGCAGGTCACCTCAGCTACACATGTACTCTGTCTGCACATGCATCcacgcatgcacatacacacggacaaacacacactaatgTTCTCTCTCTTGTGTTTTTCAGCAGTTCATCGAGGCCCTGTCGTTCGCCTCCTTCATCAAAGCTCTGTCAGGGACCTACATGAAGAGTGCCATCACTCAGAGAGACACTTTGACCTGTCCAGCACTCTCATCGGACTCATAGACGGCAGCTTTGAGATGGGTATCAAAAATAACATTGAGTTGCTTGAGAATTCATGTAGTAAAAACcagatacagactacagtatgatCTATTTTTTTTGTGGCTCAGAGTCTGCTCTCAATTGATTGACTGGCGTTTGTCCATGACTCTACTGTCAAACCCCTAACATGGTTTTATTTGATGCTGTGTTGTTGCAGTCTAGTATCCAAACTGATATGCCATTTTTAGTAATAAAAAAACAGTGTTTATAATTTGCGATTCCTGACTACTGTAGTGTTATGGTTTCTTGCAGGTAACCTGCTGTTCCTGGCTGTGATCAGCCATTTTGGGGCGAAGATGAACCGGCCCAGGCTCATTGCTATTGGCTGTTTCCTCATGGCTGTAGGATCCTTCCTCACAGGCCTGCCACACTTCTTCATGGAACGGTAAAACAACTGAAATACTGGTTAAACTTGTACTTGTAGAGATACTCCAATGCGGAGGATAGTTTCACTTTAGAAATAAAGAAATGTATCCAGTTGTTGATTAATCTCAGTTAACTTCGAACTAACGTCTTGCGTAATTGGTCAGCTGCTTGATTATGTTTTGGGGCCATACATGTTAAGAGAAGggattaacttgttatggctgtaatcctgttaacgggattagtgtcatcaacaactgctgaatagcatagcgctacattcaataaattttactaaaaatatttatattcatgaaatcacaagtgcaatataggaaaacacagtttagccttttgttaatccacctgtcgtgtcagattttgaaattatgctttacagcgaaagcaatccaagcgtttgtgtaagtttatcgatcgcttgacaaaacattaagtagacttagcatcaagtagctcggtcacgaaaatcagaaaagcaattaaattcatagtttacctttgatgatcttcggatgttttcactcacgagactcccagttacacaacaaatgttccttttgttccataaacattattttttatattcaaaatacctccgtttgtttggcgcgttatgttcagaaattcacaggaaagagcggtcacgacaacgcagacaaattccaaatagtttccataatgtccacagaaacatgtcaaatgttttttataatcaatcctcaggttgtttttaaaacataaaatcgataatatatcaaccgcaaatgtctttcacagtaggagagggaaaagcaatagctgtccaaactctgttgcgcgagcaaaactcatgtgaccacttgacgcgatgttgtCTTTCTggatcatttttcaaaataaaagcctgaaactatgtctgaagactgttgacaccttgaggaagcgataggaaagggaatctggttgatatccctttaaattgaGCAAAGGGCGCCTATGGAATATGGAGTTTttaaaatagaagccacttcctgttttgat
Coding sequences within it:
- the LOC115107215 gene encoding solute carrier organic anion transporter family member 4C1-like codes for the protein MVFSTYFSVSKRWRCCTVVAGETSSSGQALTILQNKDQNFTEVNCVCSFTITAVHRGPVVRLLHQSSVRDLHEECHHSERHFDLSSTLIGLIDGSFEMGNLLFLAVISHFGAKMNRPRLIAIGCFLMAVGSFLTGLPHFFMER